In Desulfovibrio oxyclinae DSM 11498, the sequence TCGTCAAGATCGTCCAGCGGGCCGTGTTCGCCCCTTGGTCCGGGACCGTAAACGTGCAGCATCCGCACACGCTCCCACAGACCCGGCAGCGACTCCAGTCCGTCCTGCCCGAAGGCAATGCGGTGGCCGATGTCCAGGCACACCCCGTAACCGTTTTCGGCGATCTCTCCCCAGCAGGCCGAAAGATCGTTGCCCTCGATGTTTTCGATGAGCACTGATTCGGTGGCGATACCGCCGTCTGCAAGGAGTTGGGAGAGTTGCCCGAGTTTCCGGGCATCATCTGGGGGATGTAGGACATAGGCCGTCGGGCGAAGATAGTCAACCTTGCGGGCGAGGGCGAGGATGGCTTCGGCCACTGACGTGACGCCTTCCTGCCACGGCAGGTCGAGCGGAAGGTGCACGCTGTAACGCAGGTTCAGTTCCGAGAGGTCCGGAGGCAGGTCGTTTTCGTCATAGGCGAGGCAGGAGTCGGTTTCAAAGAACGTCAGACTGACCTCGTCCACCATTCCTTCCAGATGACGGCAGTTGCCGCCCACCGTGTCCGGAATCACGAACGAAGGCGCAGCAATGCGCGGCCCACCGTCGAAA encodes:
- the cbiR gene encoding cobamide remodeling phosphodiesterase CbiR; protein product: MSTDSAIVMPRRDSLHLSTPCSGNRAVISHVSENTSGKSEHFSRTRRLFDGGPRIAAPSFVIPDTVGGNCRHLEGMVDEVSLTFFETDSCLAYDENDLPPDLSELNLRYSVHLPLDLPWQEGVTSVAEAILALARKVDYLRPTAYVLHPPDDARKLGQLSQLLADGGIATESVLIENIEGNDLSACWGEIAENGYGVCLDIGHRIAFGQDGLESLPGLWERVRMLHVYGPGPRGEHGPLDDLDEKGANMLRRWVGRLPQDGSLVLEVFRQGQLESSLRRLHKLLGDREDGA